A stretch of Mesorhizobium sp. M2A.F.Ca.ET.046.03.2.1 DNA encodes these proteins:
- a CDS encoding glycosyltransferase has translation MIPLPSDASVSIAGRSPELAAETVEAVVTLPTFKRPQQVLETLASLKAQRTGRRFAVIVMENEAEAREGAAAVLPLFESGEMPGLVIVAHERGNCSAYNAGWQTAILQFPNFKHLLVIDDDEIAEPDWLERMCKAAETLRADIVGGPQVPVFADPSHARWAEHPVFAPPYRETGRVPALYSSGNLLVGRNVLKAMGPPFLDLRFNFMGGGDSDFLSRSAQKGFVLGWCAEAKVNETVPARRVEADWIRARSLRNGVISTLVEKKKRAGTPLAGLKVFLKSLALLAASPLRGAIRLARTGSLTTGLYPVYVALGRVLAEFGYANEQYRQPEKN, from the coding sequence ATGATCCCTTTGCCGTCCGACGCTTCTGTATCGATCGCGGGACGGTCGCCGGAGCTTGCCGCCGAGACTGTCGAGGCGGTGGTGACGCTGCCGACCTTCAAGCGGCCGCAGCAGGTGCTGGAAACCCTGGCTTCGCTCAAGGCGCAGCGTACCGGCCGGCGCTTCGCCGTCATCGTCATGGAAAACGAGGCCGAGGCGCGCGAGGGTGCCGCCGCCGTGCTGCCGCTGTTCGAGAGCGGCGAGATGCCGGGACTTGTGATCGTCGCGCATGAGCGCGGCAATTGCAGCGCCTACAATGCCGGCTGGCAGACGGCGATCCTGCAGTTTCCCAACTTCAAGCACCTTCTTGTCATCGACGATGACGAGATCGCCGAGCCGGACTGGTTGGAGCGCATGTGCAAGGCCGCCGAGACGCTTCGCGCCGACATCGTCGGTGGCCCGCAAGTGCCGGTCTTCGCCGATCCGAGCCACGCCCGATGGGCCGAGCACCCGGTGTTCGCGCCGCCCTACCGGGAAACCGGTCGCGTTCCGGCGCTCTATTCGTCCGGCAATTTGCTGGTGGGACGCAACGTGCTGAAGGCCATGGGACCGCCCTTCCTCGATCTCAGGTTCAATTTCATGGGCGGCGGCGATTCCGACTTCCTCAGCCGTTCCGCGCAGAAAGGCTTCGTGCTCGGCTGGTGCGCCGAGGCAAAAGTCAACGAGACCGTGCCGGCCCGGCGCGTCGAGGCCGATTGGATCCGCGCCCGCAGCCTGCGCAATGGCGTGATCTCGACGCTGGTCGAAAAGAAGAAACGCGCCGGCACGCCGCTTGCCGGCCTCAAAGTGTTTCTCAAAAGCCTGGCGCTGCTCGCGGCCTCACCGCTCCGTGGCGCCATCCGGCTGGCGCGAACCGGCTCGCTGACGACCGGCCTCTACCCGGTCTATGTCGCGCTCGGCCGGGTGCTTGCCGAATTCGGATATGCCAATGAGCAGTACCGACAGCCTGAGAAGAATTGA
- a CDS encoding O-antigen ligase has protein sequence MSSTDSLRRIERAPLGAAFTKEGVATAIAALLFTVIMVSFRPFQPAGAELTGDGGDIVNQLGFGSLGAISIFSLLAFADPRVVRSLVSPSWALMLGFFFLSVVLATDPPVAMRAASFTMIGIITMATILVLPRDADSFARVIIFTAVVVIGLSYIGLVVFPHEALHTADSQEPEHAGLWRGVFTHKNIAGPVMACFSFAGLYLFRRGQRWWGAGIFCAAMIFMLHTGSKTTAGLVPFSIMIVVLPSLIGMRLGTPILFALAIVATAVGTLGIVFIPPVKHLAAIYFPDLTYTGRTTLWEFAGEMLAKKPWTGYGYESFWGTPLLLNQDQPFDRPWDIRTIVHGHDGYLDIAVLMGIPALCVAVYTFLIAPLRDYMRILPRKENIFLGDFFMMVVLFTALNGFLESFFFHRGDPVWLFFVLGVLGLRQVSLRPIPVRLSR, from the coding sequence ATGAGCAGTACCGACAGCCTGAGAAGAATTGAGCGCGCGCCGCTCGGCGCCGCCTTCACCAAGGAAGGTGTGGCGACGGCGATCGCCGCGCTCCTGTTCACCGTCATCATGGTCTCGTTCCGGCCTTTCCAGCCGGCGGGAGCGGAACTCACCGGCGACGGCGGCGACATCGTCAACCAGCTCGGCTTCGGCTCGCTCGGCGCGATCTCGATCTTCTCGCTGCTCGCCTTTGCCGATCCGCGCGTGGTGCGTTCGCTGGTCAGCCCCTCCTGGGCGCTGATGCTGGGCTTCTTCTTCCTGTCGGTGGTGCTCGCCACTGATCCGCCGGTGGCGATGCGCGCCGCCTCCTTCACCATGATCGGCATCATCACCATGGCGACGATCCTGGTGCTGCCGCGCGACGCCGATTCCTTCGCCCGCGTGATCATCTTCACCGCCGTCGTGGTGATCGGCCTTTCCTATATCGGCCTGGTCGTCTTCCCGCATGAGGCCCTGCACACCGCCGACTCGCAGGAGCCGGAGCATGCCGGCCTGTGGCGCGGGGTCTTCACGCACAAGAACATCGCCGGGCCGGTGATGGCCTGTTTCAGTTTCGCCGGGCTCTATCTGTTCCGACGCGGCCAGCGCTGGTGGGGCGCCGGCATCTTCTGCGCCGCGATGATCTTCATGCTCCACACCGGCTCCAAGACGACCGCCGGACTTGTGCCGTTCTCGATCATGATCGTCGTGCTGCCCAGCCTCATCGGCATGCGGCTCGGCACGCCGATCCTGTTCGCGCTGGCGATCGTCGCGACCGCGGTCGGCACGCTCGGCATCGTCTTCATCCCGCCGGTGAAGCATCTGGCGGCGATCTATTTCCCCGATCTCACCTATACGGGGCGTACGACGCTTTGGGAGTTCGCCGGCGAGATGCTGGCGAAGAAGCCGTGGACCGGCTACGGCTACGAAAGCTTCTGGGGGACGCCACTGCTGCTCAACCAGGACCAGCCCTTCGACAGGCCCTGGGACATCCGCACCATCGTGCATGGCCATGACGGTTATCTCGACATCGCCGTGCTGATGGGCATCCCGGCGCTCTGCGTCGCCGTCTACACCTTCCTGATCGCCCCGTTGCGCGATTACATGCGCATCCTGCCGCGCAAGGAAAACATCTTCCTCGGCGACTTCTTCATGATGGTGGTGCTGTTCACGGCGCTGAACGGCTTCCTGGAAAGCTTCTTCTTCCATCGCGGCGATCCGGTCTGGCTGTTTTTCGTTCTCGGCGTGCTTGGCCTCAGGCAAGTCTCGCTGCGGCCGATCCCGGTTCGCCTGTCGCGATAG
- the proC gene encoding pyrroline-5-carboxylate reductase, with protein MTIRLVLAGCGNMGYAMLSGWLKSARLEPSAVFVVEPNAELRQRAEHLGCRVSADAGAIPADAVPDLVVIAVKPQVIRDVTAQYKRFGDGRTTFVSIAAGTPVATFEEILGELAPVIRCMPNTPAAIGKGMMVVFSNPLVSDDVRRFVLELLSASGVVTTIDDEGLMDAVTAVSGSGPAYVFHFIEALTVAAEKAGLPAETAKLLAMQTVFGAASLAAESDEEPGVLRQQVTSPNGTTAAALGVLMGGDRLTKLVTEAVEAARLRSIELGK; from the coding sequence ATGACGATCAGGCTCGTTCTCGCCGGCTGCGGCAATATGGGTTACGCCATGCTCTCGGGCTGGCTGAAGTCCGCAAGGCTCGAGCCGTCGGCGGTGTTCGTGGTCGAGCCCAACGCGGAACTGCGCCAGCGGGCCGAACATCTCGGCTGCCGCGTTTCCGCCGACGCCGGGGCCATTCCGGCCGATGCCGTGCCAGACCTCGTCGTCATCGCAGTAAAGCCGCAGGTGATCCGCGACGTGACGGCGCAGTACAAGCGCTTCGGCGATGGCAGGACGACTTTCGTCAGCATTGCCGCCGGCACGCCGGTCGCCACCTTCGAGGAAATCCTGGGCGAGCTCGCGCCGGTCATCCGTTGCATGCCGAACACGCCGGCCGCGATCGGCAAGGGCATGATGGTGGTGTTTTCCAACCCGCTGGTCTCCGATGACGTCCGGCGCTTCGTCCTTGAGCTGCTTTCGGCAAGCGGCGTCGTGACGACGATCGACGACGAGGGCCTCATGGACGCGGTGACGGCCGTCTCCGGCTCCGGCCCGGCCTATGTCTTCCACTTCATCGAAGCGCTGACCGTTGCGGCCGAGAAGGCCGGCCTGCCGGCCGAGACCGCGAAGCTGCTCGCCATGCAGACCGTCTTCGGCGCCGCCTCGCTCGCCGCTGAAAGCGACGAGGAGCCGGGCGTGCTGCGTCAGCAGGTGACCAGCCCCAACGGCACGACCGCCGCCGCGCTCGGCGTGCTGATGGGCGGCGACCGCCTGACAAAGCTCGTCACCGAAGCCGTGGAAGCGGCGCGGCTGCGGTCGATAGAGCTCGGCAAGTAG